GCAAGGGCACCGCTGAACTGCACGGGCTGCTCGAGATTCTGGCGCCAGTACGCGGCCCAATCTGTGCGACCGTCAAAGACGCGGAGTTCGTCAGGACTGTGGCCCACCGAAGAATACAtcttggctgctgctgatgtCTCCAAGTTTGTATCCGCGAACAAGGGTTTGAGAAGATCTTGGTACAAGGCACCAATCTCCTTCATCATGTGAGAGTGGTAAGCACGCCCACCCGTCTCAAGCTTGCGCGCAAACTTCTTCTGATCCTGGAACTCAACTCTCAGCGCCTCAATGCCATCCGAGGCACCACTCAGCGTCACACTCTCGGGAGCATTGACACAAGCGACGCGGACATTCTCCTGTAGCTCCTTGGTCTCAATGAGAGACTTCGCTGTCTCAGCGCTCACACCTGCGGCCATCATCGTTCCTTGGGACCGCAGCTTCCCGACACTGTAGCCGCGGAAGTACGCAACAAGAATGGCCTGTGTCGAGTTCAAGAGGCCGGCGGCATATGCAGCTGCGATCTCACCCGACGAGTGGCCAACTACCGCTGTCGGGACAACTCCCCAGTTCCGCAGCAAGTCGACAAGACCAACCTGCACCGCCGTGCAGATAGGCTGGCTCCGTGTGACCTCGTTGATGCGGCTCTCAGTTGGGCCGTCCAGGAGGGTCTGCTCTAGCGTCCAGTCGGGAGTGTAAGGGTGTGGCAGTGCCTTCAGGACGTCGTCGAGTCGCCGGATGGTGTCCCGGAATTGCCGGTTGTGGGCTAGAAGCTCCTTAGCCATGCCGGCATACTGGGCACCCTGACCTGTGAAGACAAAGCCGAAAGGAAGCCCTTCGCGATTGCTGGTATTGTTTGCATCTTCCACAGCCTCCACCAGTTTCCCGCTGCCCTCATATTTGGCGAGGAGAAAGCTCTTGTGTCGCAGGTGGTCTCTCCGGCTAGTAAGTGTGTAGACCAAGTTCTGGAGATTTTCTGCGTCGGATAATTGCGATACAGCCCGGGAGATATCTTGTACGCGTGTCTCAAGCGACTTTTCCGATGCCGCGCTTACAGGAAGGACAACAACCTGGTCGCTGTTTTCAAGTTGTCTCTTCTGCATCACCTGTCTGCCGGGGAAGTACTGACTTAGATAGCTCTCTGCCGACTCAAGGATAACGTGTGCATTTGCCCCTAGTAACTGTCAGCAGATTATCCTGTATACGTTTTAGGGTAGCATTAGCTCACCTCCGTAGCCAAAGGAGTTCACCGAGGCGCGTCGCAGTGCGCGGGGCCATTGGTCTATCTGTGTGACGACCTTGAGATTACGCTGCTCCAGAATCGGAATGACTTTTAGATTGAGAGAGCCGTCAGTTATATTTTGGCTATAACTCTAAGGTGGGGGGAGGAACTCACGCTTAGGGTTCAGTTTTACCACCCCATGGGTTGGTGGAATCTGGCCCTTCTCGAAAGCTGTTACTACCTTCAAGACAGATGTAAGACCGCTGGCTGCTTCACTGTGCCCAATGTTTGTTTTGACCTGTTTTTGGTTAGATATTCACTTGAGCTTCTTTTAATATTATTGTCACTCACTGATCCGATGAGAAGTGGTGCTTGTCCTTTCGGTCGGAAGAAGCATCGGCCAACAGCGTCCACCTCGATGGGATCCCCAACCGGAGTACCGGTTCCATGGCACTCCACATAGTCCGTCTCCGCGAAGTCAAGGCCGGCGTTTTGGTAAGCCTTGCGCATCACAGCCTCTTGAAGGTTGCCGCTTGGCAGCGCAATACCGGGTGTCCTGCCGTTACTAGAAATTCTTAGTTTACTTTCTAGATCGATTGATGTCAATGACTACTCACGCGTTGACGGCACTTCCCCGGATTATGGCCCGGATCTGGTTGCCATCTCGGATAGCAGCGGAAAGTCGTTTCACGTAGATAGCGTTGACTCCTTCAGCTCGACCATAGCCATCAGCCGAGGCGTCGAAGGTGTGGCATGTCCCCGTGGGCGAGAGCACTCCGCTTTTGGCAGCACCGATGTGCAATTCAGGCGACATGATGAGGTTCGCACTGGCTATGACAGCGCTCTCGCAATCCCCCACCTTAATAGCCGTCAGAGCTTGGTGAAGAGCGTAGACGGATGACGAACAGGCTGTATCTAATGTAAAACTATAATCCGGTGTAAGCATAACATCAGACGAGACAGAACAAGGCAGTTTTACCTGGGACCATGTAGGTTGAAAACATGGCTGATTCGATTCGACATGATTGTCGCGCCTGAGCCGGTCGACGTATAGCGGTGTAGGTAGTCGGAATCGCGCGTCTGCATAGGCTGGTAGTCGACTGAGAAGTTGCCGACATATACACCTGTGTTGGAGCCGGACATGCTCTGCATTGACGCTCCAGCGCTCTCGAAGCATTCAAAGACGACTTCGAGTAACTTCCGCTGTTGTGGATCCATGTACGTAGCTTCGAGGTTGTTGATGCCGAAGAAGCCATTGTCGAACTGGCGTATGTCCTCATTGATGAAGTAACCCCCAGGAACATTTATGCCGCCGCTACGATTGCCGTCTGGATGGTAGTAACCATCTACATTGTAGCGGATAGGGGGTGTTGGGCCTTGGCCCGTCTTCTGGTTGATTATCATGTCCCATAGCTGTGAAGGTGATCGAACATCGCCAGGAAGGCGGCATGCTGTGTTTTCTCAGTTAGATCCGGAAGCTGGTCGATGAGGAAATTCAATCATACCCATTCCCACGATGCATGGCGGGTCATCACTCATCGACTCCAAGCCGACGACGCCGCTCTCTGAATCAGTGTACGCTATTGGGCTGCCATCTCCgctgctggtggtattcgaCAAACCCACGATAACGGGCTCAGAGTCCGGCATGGTTCTGGGTATCACTCTAACAGACGCTCTGGCTTCGAGTAGTAAACTGAAGCCCTGTCGAGGTCGAGGGTATCATCTGGTCCTCGAGTCTTTATTAGGGGTGTATGACcagaatttctcgggatagTTTGCTTATGAGAAGTATTCCAAATCTTTGCCACCGGGAAGCTGTTAGAGTTCCCATATCACATGGGAAGAATTACGAACTCGGACGCATACAATCCCACAAAGCCAAATCCCGGGCTGCTTCACAACATAGCCGGACCTTGGGCGGATTCGCAACGCTCGGTCATACCCTGTACCCGAGAATAGTGTAATTAGACGGCCGTTTCGGTCAGATTAGCGATTACGGGAACTTAGAACATGTATTTTGATCCATCTTGTTTTGTTGTCATGGTACGCATGCACCAATTCCCGAGGCCGGGGACTCGGGAACGCTGACGGGCATGAACAGTACAGTCGGTTCGGGAAACGAATCTGTGCTTCATAAATCAAGTGCAGCTATGGGGAAACACAAGTCCCAGCCAAAGGCATCTACGAAAATGGACATTACCGGAAACGCTTTTGTCGTTGGCGGAGGTGAGCTCTGACACTCCCCAGGTCATCGTCAATGGACTTACAAAATAAACAGGGGGCGGGATCGGCAAGGCCTGCGCGCTGGCTTTTGCCAAAGAAGGCGCTGCTGCAGTCGTGGTTGCAGACCTTGATGCAAAGAAGGCAGTCGAGGTTGCCGCCGAGTGCCAGGCGTTGGCGCCTTCGGCTGAGTTTCGTGCCATTGGGGTAAAGATCGACATCACGCAGGAGGACTCGGTCAAGACTGCAACCGAGAAGGTGGTACAGGTATTTGGTCGCATCGATTATTGCGTGAACTGCGCCGGGGTGTGTTAACCTTTGCCTGGTCTGGTTGCCAATACTaatgttttctttcttttttttttttgcagaTTGGGGTTCAACAAGGGACCGACATTGCAACGTTGTCATTGGCTGATTTTAGGCGCTTCCTCGACGTCAATACGACCGGCATGTTCCTGGTGACTAGAGAAGCATCTGTAGCAATGCGTGCTCAGGAGTCCAGACTCGTCTCATCCGAGTCGCCCAAACGAGGAACCACACGCGGCGCGATTGTTAATCTCGCCTCGGTCATGTCTGTCGTTGCGGCGCCCGAAGTCATCCCCTATACAGCGTCCAAGCATGCAGTTCTGGGTCTGACAAAGAATGCAGCCCTGGATAATGTGTCGCATGGTATCCGGGTAAATTGCGTCTGCCCTTCGTGGGTCGACACCCCCATGGTACAACAGGCAGAGGAGGGTGTCCAGGGTCTTACAGAGTTTATCCAATCTGTAGTGCCCATGGGACGGATCGCTACCCCAGAAGAAATTGCTGACACTGTCATCTTCTTGGCCAGCCCCAGATCTAGTTATGTGACTGGTTGTGGTTTCATCGTGGACGGCGGCACCACGCTAACTGCCATGAGGTAGAACAATTACTCTAATTCCATGCATATTCCTGTAATCATCAATCCCCATCTACTTCTTGTAATGTGTATCGGTAATGGCTCGTTTTACATGCCCGATAACTTCCCCGAGAATCTCAAGGTCTTCGGGCATGCATAGTCTTTGTCCAGGCCGGGGGTTTCTCTGTCTGGAGTCATCACTTATTTAACTATCCATGGGACGTTCATCATATATGTACCATCACACCAGCCGTTTCTCTTTATCCGTATTCCATTCTTGATACTCAACGCATAAGCAAAATGGCTGAACAGACCGAAACCCCTCCTGCTGGCTACAACTTTGTCAGCTATGGTACGGAGCAGCATCCCATTGCCGGTCTCCCCCGTGTCGTGCGTCACATCACAGGCCATGATTCGGAGGGTCGCTCCGTGTTCTTGTCCACTGATATCGGTGACCACCACCGCACATTGGGCGAGAAGCAAGCGATTGCCAACATTATTTACTcgaccaaggagaccccTGTCGAGCTTAACGGTGACCACGATATTGAGTTTGCCAGGAGCACTGAGGTGAGTTCtcctttctccttcttttggGACGTGATGTTGACAGCTCTCAGCCCGGTATTCACGTCAAAAACGGCTCAGTGGCACGCCTAATCGACTTTGCTCCGGGCGTGGAGTCCCCGCTGCACCGCGCTGTCAGTCTCGACTACGGCGTTGTCATTGAGGGTGTTTTCAAGATGGTCCTGGACTCGGGCGAGGAGCGCATCATGCGTCCTGGCGACATCAGCGTTCAACGGGCCACTGCTCACAAGTGGATCAACATCACCGGCAATGGTACTCTCCCGGGTCGTATGCTTTTTGTTCTGCTCGACTGCAACGATGTGTATGTGAATGGCAAGAAGATGGAGGGTTACCTGGGCTCCCTCGCCAAGGACTATGAAGGACGTGGTGGTTAGATGGACGACCTGTAGTGCATGTGTATCTAGGCTCAGATATGAATATAAAGCTTGCAAAAACTTTTGTGATATGTGTAGTGTAAAGGAGAATTTCATGGCTGGACTGTTTGTTGGAGAGTTTGGTTAAGATGCTGGAGTCCGCCTTCCTATTTCGTAATCACCATCGTTTGACTATCATGTGATTCTGGTGCAGCACGTGACATAGTCTGCCCTTTATCAGGTCACGATTGCTCGTTCATGTTATGTTATCAGATTCAAAAGGCTCATATGTGTCAGGCATACGCTCATAGACCAAGATATCTGACTTCACCTAGCAGGTAGTTGCCATATCGATTTTATATAGAATGAAGTGTCTAACGATATACCACAAAAATTCCATAGTGTAACTATCCACGGTCAGCTGGTTAGCATGAGTTTTATCTGAGCCTTTAATAATCACACTATTATTTACCCTATAGTTACTTCTATTTACATTACACCTGTTTCTTGACCTTTGCGGAATGAGCCTCTTTCAGCTTCCCCAAATCAAACATCCTCCAAAATATGGAGTCCTGAAATCATTAGCTGCGCTATACCTCACCAGGGCAAGAACGGAATGAATAACGGCATACCCAAATTGTGCGCCAGCAAAACATATCGAGAACACGAATGAGAGTGGTCTGGCTACCGTACCAAAACCACGCCGACGGGGATGAGTTTAAGCTCTCTGCGACAACTTTCGCGGCATACTGGAATCTATCAGTGGTTCCGGCTGCGATATTTGTTAATCTCGGTGCAGTTTTGTTTTAGTATTGGAATTCTTACGCGGGGTTCTTGTGACGTGCTGCTGGAAATGCTCCGCAAGAGGAGTGTAGTACGATCCTTGGTAATTGAGGTCAGAACATATGCAGTTGAACGCAGTCAAGAAAGATAGACATACCTTCTGGTAGCCGTCTATGCGCATCGTTCTTCAGAATGTTGGTAGCGACCTCTCCCGATATTACCTGATGAGCGATAGTTGATTAGCGTGCGGCTGTCATAAGGAATAGGACGAGCATACTGTAATAACCCTGACACTTTATCACAAGTCAGCTTGGCCATTCTATGATAATGCGCAATTCCGAAATTCTTACTCAAATGGGGCCATCTCAACACGCAGAGTGTTCGACCAGTGTTGAAGCGCTGCCTTGGTTGCATTATACGATGCTATGTCGTTGAGTCAGTTTCTTGTTGGGAATAATGAAATAGGTATGCTTACATCCATATAAGTACGGAACAACTCCTCCGATTGAGCCAATGTTTACAATTGCCCCGGTGGCTTTGATAATCATATCGTGGAAGTGATGCACCATTCGCATAGGGCCGAAGACATTGATGTCGAACATGCGCTGTACGGCAGTGACATCTGTGTCAATGGCTGTCATGGTGTACGCGATGCCACTGCTTCATATTCAGTAGTGGATAATGCGGGGAAAGGACAAGGAAGAACGCACGCGCAATTGACGAGGACATCTAGACGCCCATCCGTAAGCTTCTGCACACGAGCTTTTAGCTCCACGACAGATTTCTCCTTGGTGACGTccaaaggaaagaaagtaATACCGGCTCGCGTGAGATGGTCGCTTGACTCCCCAGGAAGCACAGTCGCAATGGCATAAATGCCGCGACGAGTGTACTCAGTGACGAGGGCCTCGCCAATGCCACCCTGACCGCACCTATATTATTTCGCGTTAGCATGAACAATAGAAAACGGGACATACTAGAAGTTATGGGTGAGTACCCGGTGACAAGAGCAAATTTCGTAGACATTTTGATGGGACCTTGGGTTGTAGATTCAGCGGCTCATCATACACGCTGTATTTCTACTCATATAATAGGCTGATTTCAAACTGGCCGAGTATTTCTGCAATATGTAAGACTCGGGAACACAAGACCGGGGTCGGGTATGCAGTCAGCTCCCGCCATTTCAGCAATACAAAGGCCCATTCCCGAGCTGAATTTCGCAGTTCTGATACGTCAGCGTAAGCAAGCGCTATACACCCATAAGACTTATGCAGCTCTACAACCCTTCCACCCTATGTTCAAGACTCAATTATCACTATGATATCCGCTTCATCGGCCATTCTACTGGCTGTGCTTCTAACAGCCCTTTGGCGACTAAGCCTCATAGGCCAAAGACCCAAAGACTATCCCCCTGGACCGCCCACGCTCCCCATCCTTGGCAACCTGCACCAGATCCCAAAGGCGAAGCGTCATATACAGTTTGAAAAATGGGCTCGTCAGTATGGACCAGTCTACTCACTTATGCTGGGGACGAAGGTTATGATTGTTCTCAACACGGATGATGCCATCAGAGAGCTCGTGGATAAACGGGGTGCCATCTATGCTTCCAGGCCGGAGTCTTTCATCGCCCAGGACACCATCAGCGGAGGGCTTAGAATCTTGTGGATGGTATGTAATTGGCTCTGTTATTTACTTGCTCCTGGTTCTAACTGTCTTCATTCTTGCTAGCACAATGGCGAAACGTGGAAAATGGCCCGGAAGCTCGGGCACCGTATTCTCAACCTCGCGACTGCACGCACTTACGTGCCATATCAGGACCTAGAGACTAAGCGGATGCTCCTTGACTTTTTAGAAAAGCCCGAAAGCTTTATCGAACATATGCGCCGGTTCTCTGCCTCTTTGACAACCCAGATGACATTTGGCTTCCGCACAACCACCATTCATGATCCCCGATTCAAGGAGAGCTTTGATGTATGTACACTGTCTACATATGGATGGCCTAGTAAATTGACTCTCTGTAGATATTTGATGAGAGTTGGGAGTTGGTTGCTTCTCCAGTTAGTCTTTAAAATTAATTCCTCTGGAACATTGCTAATTGTGTTTAGATCGCCGGGCTCATGGacttcttccccttcctcaGGAAGGTTCCtgacttctttcttcctgTCAAACGAGAAGCAAAAAAGCTACACCAAAGAGAGATTACACTATTCCGGGACCATTATTTCGAGACCAGGAGAAAACTGCAGGACGGGACAGCCAAGGCATGCACCCCTGCACCCAACATAATTCCCCTTCCCTTCATATACTCATACCAGAAAACCATCACAGCCATGCGTCTGCGTCGACCTCGTAAAGCTCCAAAAAGAAGAATCCTTCTCCGACGACTTCGCCGCCTATATCGGCGGGTCCCTCCTGCAAGCCGGTTCCGAGACAACAGCCGGAGTTCTCGTCGGCTTCATCCAAgccatcaccatcttcccatCCGTTGCCAAAATAGCTCAAGCAGAGATTGACCGCGTCTGCGGAGACGGTCTCCCGGATCTAAACGACGTTCCTGATCTACCGTATGTTCGGGCGTGTGCGAGGGAAACACTACGGTGGATGCCGGGGTTCCTGCTGGGGTTGCCTCATGCTGCTACTCGCGATGATGTGTATCTGGGGTATCGGATACCGAATAAGGCGACTATCCTAATGAATGTTTGGTATGGACTTCTGGCACATGGATGCAAAATGGCGTGGCTTATCCCATGTCTTACAGGGCCGTTCACAACAACCCCGAACAATACCCGAATCCCCGAACCTTCGATCCTAGACGCTATATGGACCACGAGTATTACCCACAAAGCGCGGCCAACACAGAAGTCAGCCGGGATCATTTCGCCTTTGGTGCAGGTCGGCGCAAATGCCAGGGTATCCACATCGCAGAGCGGTCTCTTTTCCTGAGCATTTCTCGTTTGCTTTGGGCGTTTGATTTCAAGAGGACTATTGATCCGGTCACGAAGCTGGAGATCTTCCCCAATATGGATGATCTTGCTGATGGCGCATTTACTCAGCCAAATGTGTTTCCGGCGAGGATTGTTCCTAGGAGTGAGGATAAGGCTCGACGGGTGAGGGAAGAATGGGGGAAGGTGTTGGAGTTGCTTGATGGGGATATGCAATGGAGAACTGTTCCTGAGGGGTTAATTTGGAGGGACTACGAGATTGTTGCGTAGTAGCTTCTTGGTTCTCTTATGAGACACTTGGGACCCATATATGCATGAAAATAGCATATTCTACCGCTTTTAGCTAGCCGACATAATGGCTGGAGCTGAAATAAGCATCTCATTTGCGAAGAAACTAGACTCATTTTTGGAATCCTCTGTCAAGCAACCTCTCGTCTTTTATCTACCAAATGTACACATCTCCAGCCAACGAGCTATATACATAACCTCACCCCGAACCAGGATACTCAGTAGGCAAAGCATTATTCCACCCAAAGACATTATCAGGATCATACTGCTTTTTCAACGCTGCCAAACGTGGCAATTTGCTTGCGCCGTATTTTTGTTCCAGAGTCTCATCGCCACGAGCATAGTTGACATAGATGGTGTGGTTTTCGTAACCTGAAGTCCGCACCCAGCTATCTCGAAGCGCTTGGCCGGTTTGCTCCCCGGCGTTGAAAGAGTCGCTTCCGACTCCGTCCAGGGAGATTACTTCGAATTGGCTGTGCATCCGCGTTAATATGCTTGTCTTTTTGATGGGATAATTCAGGAACGCTTACAACCAACCAATAGCATCTCTCCAGGGATACGCAGTCGCGTCATCAGGAACGGCAGCGACGGCATGGTTGGGAAATGCCTCGAAGTTGAGCGACGTATGCGCAAGCCCGGGATAAGTCTCCCAGAGAGTGGTTATCTTGTCAAATGTCTCTTGTAAGGTCGAGGCCGTGTATTTGCGCATCTGACCGGTGTACAGACTCCGGGGTGCACGTGCCTCGCAAAGCATGGCGCCCTGGCCTCCACCGGCTGTCTCGATTAGCTTGTTCCACGGCACATATGAGAGCATGGAAACGGAGGGTTGGAGCTCTAGGATGGGGCTTAAAAATTCGCGGCCCTCGTCTTCTGGTCCAATAAACACCCAGTTTGCTCCGATTTGGCCCTATTATCGAATTGTCAGCTTGGTGTGTAACTGTTTGATAGCGACGAGATTGGACTTACCTCCTTAGTAGTACTATCAAATTGAAACCGACTTACACCAGCGGCATGGAGGGGAAGCGTCTCACTAAGCGATTCCAGCCAGTCAAAGTAAAACAAAGTCTTGTTCGCAGGAATAATAAAGTCGGCAGTCAGGATTTCCCCGTTATTATTATCAGCAAGTCTGTGCAGTTTATATGTAGCCGATATAACAATGCCGAAGTTAAATCCAGCACCGCGAACACCCCAGAACAGCTCCTCATTCTCCGCTTCCGATATGGTGAGAACTTCCCCATCCGCGGTAACGATACGAGCCGAAACCAAGGCATCGATTTCCAAGCCGAAGATACCAGTATAACGACCAATACCGCCACCAAGTGTTATACCAATAAAGCCAGGGCAGGTGACGGATCCGCTTTCTATTTCATGTCAGTACCTGAATTCATGAGAGAGTAAACGAGCGTACGGATCATAAAACCAGCATCATAAATAGCATTCTGGAATTGGCCAAAGGTACTTCCAGCACCAACAGTTATAGTCGCATCATCGCTGTCTAACGTATACGAGTTGATCTGGCTCAAGTCAATGGCGAGGCCGTTTTGAAGCCCGACCATGTCGGTACAGCCATGGCGGCCGCCAGTCGCGAGAAATGGAACATTGTGCTCTTTGGCGAGTTTGACCTATGTACATATAAAATCAACATTTGTCTACAAACTTGGGATTCTCGATTAAATCTCACGCACAACTTTGACcacatcctcctcgtctgcCGGACTGATAGCACCCGCGTATGTCGGGGCGTTGTAACTGTTCCACCTCACTGTAGCTTCTTCAAAGTCAGGGGTATCTGGGAAGCTGATAACCGTGTCTGATGCCCATTGAATGTTGCTGTCCAAAAGCAAAGACTTGAGATTGACCGAGGCCGCATGGGCTGCGAGGAGCCATGAACAGGCCAGGAATGTCAGAATGTTTCTGCGCATTGCGTGTCGTCTATAATGTGCAGTAGAAACAGGTGCAACTGTTTACAAGCCATAACAGCTTTTTGGATGTTTTTGTACGTGTACAACCTCGGGATGTCCGCATTAGGAAAGAAGGTGATATGACGGCGATGATCGGCGACTCCGATGATACCCGAATACAGTATTATAGTCAATACAGTGATCCCGAGCCCTAAAGTACCAATGAAATCTTAATCAAATGGATGTATACATGTATCACGCACGGAAATTTGTAATAATAGCTGAGATCCATGGCTGTCTATTTCAAATATAACGTTGTAGCAGCTCTATCttcagaaaaaggaaataaaaaTAGAAGATGGCGACCGATCGGCAGACAAACAAAGAGCCCCTGCACCCAAGGAGTGCAGTAATGTAAGCGATTGTTAAAGACTACCAAAGCCCGCCTCGTCCGTACTTGTACTTCACCGTCTCTTCTCAATTTCAATATGGCCGTTAACTTCGACATCTCGCCGGAAAAAGAAGCGGGCATTCTCCGCCTGTTCCACAGCCAACTATTCGTCACACCCCCTCCCCTCACCCGCCGCGATGTTGATCTAAGCGGTAAAACAGCCATCGTCACCGGCGCCAATGGCGGCTTGGGGTTGGAAACCGCCCGTCAGCTTCTAGATCTGGGATGCAAGGTCATTCTCGCTGTGCGGAGGATGGAGAGAGGTGAAGCCGCGCGTCAAGAGCTGCTTGAGGGCCGGGATGCGCGGGCTACCGAGATTGAGGTGTGGCCTCTGGATCTTGCATCCTATGAGTCTGTTATGAGCTTTGCGGAGCGCGCTAAGACCCTGCCGCGGCTGGACATCGTAGTCCTCAATGCTGGTCTCTACAAGGTCAACCAGACTATGGTCGCTACCACGGGCTACGAAGAGAGTATCCACGTCAACTACCTCGCCAATGCTCTCCTAATTACTCTTTTAGCGCCCATCGTTAAGGAAAAGAAGACCGGTAGCACTCCCGGGCGGATCGTGCTTGTATCCTCAGACCTGGCCGCTTGGGCCAAGTTCAAGGAGAGAAAATCCAACCCCATCCTTCCCACATTCAAGCAGAAAATGACCCCAAAATGGGACTTCCTAGAGCGCTACGGCACATCTAAGGTTCTGGGCCAGTTCTTTGTGACGGAATTGGCGAAACGAGTGTCCCCGGATGCCGTCCTCATCACGACCACTAATTGTGGCTTGTGTCATGGCTCGGAACTTTCGCGTGAGGGACAAGGCCATCTTATAGGCCATATTTTTAATGTGGTTAGTCGTATATTTGGTCGTTCTTGCTCGGTTGGTGCTCGCGTGTTTGTTCACGCGGCTGCCAGTCCTGTCTTGGGTGCGAGCGTGCATGGGCAGTATGTGGAGGATGCGAAGCTAAAACCGTGAGTTCTTTCCCGCCTGAAACAGCTCCTATAGGCAATGTTGTGCTTACAATAATACAGTATGTCACCATTGATATACAAGCCTGAAGGTTTGCAGTTAGGTTTGAAACTATGGGAAGAGACCATGGATGAGCTCTCATTTGCAGGAGCCAGGGAGATTATTGATAGCCTCTCCAAATAATTCTATTTGTCTATAGCACCAATGTAATAACCTCCCATCTCAAAAGCGGACAATATCTACTTGAGCGCCAATAATCACGTGCCGTTAGTCACGTGGCGTAAGCACGAAATGTGTGTACAACCCCAAACGCAACGTATGCAGGGGACGGGACAACACACATTGCCGGTGCCAGGGTTCAATTCCAAATCAGAAACTGTAGTAAAAATCTCCCACTGTCACATCCCAGTCGTTCCCGCCGCAACCGCGAGCACTGAAATCATTTCGAGTCCCCGACTCCACCGCCGAGTCCGGGTACCCCGGGCTACGCATGTTAACCTGGGCGATACGCAACTGTCAGCTGTGTAAGTGCCTAACTGGCCCAACTGACAGGAGTACATGAATCTCGAACTCAACGATTACGTACCATGTCTGAGGTACCGGGGGTCACCATTCCCGACGCCCGATCCAGAACCTGTCACCGGCGGTTATCAGACATGTTTCGGGAACTAGTTGACGAGAAAAAGGACCGGAGATATGGTTCTGGTTGGAACTGACACTCAGTAATCGCTTTAAAGTAAAGATAGTACAAATACGATCAAGGCCAATTGGGTCGTGCTCAGCTCGTCAACAGTTATCTGTCAAGATGGCTTTGCAAACGACGAAAACATGGGAGACGCTGATGCAACTGCTGCCCTCGCGCAATCATGATCAGGACTTCTGGTGGAAGGTGACAGGGCGTCAGCTAGCTGTGTTGTTGGAGGCGGCTGGCTACCCTATTGAGAGACAGTACAACACTCTTTTGTTCCACTATCATTGGGCGGTATGGGTCCTTTGTTTCTTTAATCTATTTGCCCCTTGTACTTCGTAATTAACCTGGGCTAATTACGTGCGTGCTGCTGGCAGATTCCATACCTGGGACCAGCTCCT
This Aspergillus chevalieri M1 DNA, chromosome 3, nearly complete sequence DNA region includes the following protein-coding sequences:
- a CDS encoding SDR family NAD(P)-dependent oxidoreductase (COG:Q;~EggNog:ENOG410PPEB;~InterPro:IPR002347,IPR036291,IPR020904;~PFAM:PF00106,PF13561,PF08659;~SMCOG1001:short-chain dehydrogenase/reductase SDR;~antiSMASH:Cluster_3.3;~go_function: GO:0016491 - oxidoreductase activity [Evidence IEA];~go_process: GO:0055114 - oxidation-reduction process [Evidence IEA]), whose protein sequence is MDITGNAFVVGGGGGIGKACALAFAKEGAAAVVVADLDAKKAVEVAAECQALAPSAEFRAIGVKIDITQEDSVKTATEKVVQVFGRIDYCVNCAGIGVQQGTDIATLSLADFRRFLDVNTTGMFLVTREASVAMRAQESRLVSSESPKRGTTRGAIVNLASVMSVVAAPEVIPYTASKHAVLGLTKNAALDNVSHGIRVNCVCPSWVDTPMVQQAEEGVQGLTEFIQSVVPMGRIATPEEIADTVIFLASPRSSYVTGCGFIVDGGTTLTAMR
- a CDS encoding cupin domain-containing protein (COG:S;~EggNog:ENOG410PUX1;~InterPro:IPR014710,IPR011051;~antiSMASH:Cluster_3.3), which gives rise to MAEQTETPPAGYNFVSYGTEQHPIAGLPRVVRHITGHDSEGRSVFLSTDIGDHHRTLGEKQAIANIIYSTKETPVELNGDHDIEFARSTEPGIHVKNGSVARLIDFAPGVESPLHRAVSLDYGVVIEGVFKMVLDSGEERIMRPGDISVQRATAHKWINITGNGTLPGRMLFVLLDCNDVYVNGKKMEGYLGSLAKDYEGRGG
- a CDS encoding uncharacterized protein (COG:Q;~EggNog:ENOG410PJ06;~InterPro:IPR036291,IPR002347,IPR020904;~PFAM:PF00106,PF13561;~SMCOG1001:short-chain dehydrogenase/reductase SDR;~antiSMASH:Cluster_3.3;~go_function: GO:0016491 - oxidoreductase activity [Evidence IEA];~go_process: GO:0055114 - oxidation-reduction process [Evidence IEA]), giving the protein MSTKFALVTGCGQGGIGEALVTEYTRRGIYAIATVLPGESSDHLTRAGITFFPLDVTKEKSVVELKARVQKLTDGRLDVLVNCAGIAYTMTAIDTDVTAVQRMFDINVFGPMRMVHHFHDMIIKATGAIVNIGSIGGVVPYLYGSSYNATKAALQHWSNTLRVEMAPFDVRVITVISGEVATNILKNDAHRRLPEGSYYTPLAEHFQQHVTRTPPGTTDRFQYAAKVVAESLNSSPSAWFWYGSQTTLIRVLDMFCWRTIWDSIFWRMFDLGKLKEAHSAKVKKQV